Part of the Salvelinus fontinalis isolate EN_2023a chromosome 1, ASM2944872v1, whole genome shotgun sequence genome is shown below.
AGCTTGTAGGCTAGGTGTGGCCTGGAGTGACCCGGGGAGCAGTAAGTATACCTGGGCAGATTGGCGGCTCCCTCCTGCCCTGAACTGTCGTGCTGAGAGGTTCTTCATTCACAAAATCAAACAAGCCATTAAGGAGACAAGCAAGCAAGCATAAAACCAACAACGTACACCAGAGAATTCAGGCAATCAGGATTCTATACTACTGCAGTAGATCAGTAGAAAACAAACTGGGCATCACGACGACACCCATGTTAATATCATTGCCAGTGTAAAAACGAGTGGGAGTGTGTGTAAGTCTATCTTGAGACAGGTGTGTCAGATAAGGTGACCTTGAGCATCATGGACCCCCTTACTCACCTGTCAGATCCAAGCAGGCTGAAGATCCGCGTGTTATCAGAGATCTCCTGGGTGATCTGGGGTGGAGACGGATCATATTCAAACACATACAACAGAATTAAATGGTTTCAAGTTGCAAACAGAACCGGGATTGAacattgttttttaaaataaacCCTCCGTGGACACAAACAGACAACTAACACTGCTCTCAGCTTACCTCATTGGTCTTGAAACTCCGCCCTTGCATGCCATGCCTCCAAAATGCCAGAACGCTATCTTGGAGACACACTGCAAAGACATGTGGGTTTTACACTGAACCATAAAAAGCACAAATAGGAGGTGAGACAAATGCTTCACGGGAAAAACGTTCTCAGGGTATTGAATTATCTTTCTGCATAGAGCTCTATACACAGATGGAAATATCCAACTTTAGCACAACAGAACCGTCTCTGaaacaaataaataatatttaaaaATGATATTAAAAAAATAACCCTGTCTTTGGTTTCTTTGGGCTGGGTAGAAGTGTGAATGACGTGGTTATGGAAACGTACCTATCGCCTCGATCTGGAAGTTAAACGTCAGCTCAGCAGACAACTTCCTGCTTGACTTCAACCTTCCTTGTAGGTTCACTATCTTTATACACCCTGATCACAGGAAAGAGTTCATCCATAATAGTTGCAGTAACATATTCATAAGTTGGAATTTCTACTTTGAGTGAGAAGAAGATAATTTGGGTTAGTTCAGCGAATGGTGGGGGTAAAACGTACTGTCCAGACAAACTAAGATGGTGTCCCTCTCCAACTGGGTGACGTGGATGACACAAGTCTGGGGCGTATCTGAGTGGACAGAAAAACATCTCATCATCAAGAACAATCAATGTCCTAATGAAGATAATCATCATCATGGTTGCGACCACGTGCCACTGACCAGCCTCTGTGAACCAGGAGGAGGTTGAGTTGGGGTTGACGGTGCCGAAGCGGACCACTTGACTGAGCTCCATGCCCTTGCTGACAGCCACACAGATGAGCGGGTACTGCTGATCCGGCACCACCAGCATCTCAAACACCTCCAGGGGACAGGGCAGGGGGAAGTCGATGTTCTacaggagagaccagaggagataGATCAAGCATCCTGTTACACAAGAAATCCCCCATTATCATGTACAGACAGGAATAATTTGCAACGTTAGCATGCTATTTTAGCTAATCGCATCAGCTTTCCATAACAGGACTGTGTTAAGTTTATCCAAACATGAAAGGTCCCATTCTAACCCTTTACATGGTCAGTCCGCCCCAGAAGGACCTGAACCGAACGCTGATTTACCTTGATGAGCATAAACTTCTGCATGGGCTCCACCCACTCCAGCAGAACCACACTGGACTGGAACGCGCCACACAGGTACTTGTGACCCGTGTAGGGATTCCTcactgcacacaaacacacacattcaaggTCTCTCACAACTCTCTCTCTGAACTCTGAGCTATACTCTATCAAAAACGATGTCTTGTGCATTATTTCAGAACTATCCTCAACTTCTCTTATTCAGTTGTACCGTACGTGAAGAACAACGCCATGCAGCAGTTGATaatacatttagcagacgctatcATCCAAAGTCTGCTTACATTTTTATATGGGTGAACCACACTCATGTGCACTTACCCACGCAGCACTTTTGGCACCCTTTTGTGTCTGGAATCTTATTGGATATGGCAAATTTCCTATGAGGATCATAAGGAACAAGAAATGCCTTTTCTACATATCATCTAAAAAACCTCAAGTTCAAACCCAAATGAATGAAGAGGCCTTCGATATCCTACCTTGGAATCATTTTGTCTGGGAGTTTGTGTGTGGGAATGGCCATGGGTAACTTCTGCATTTGCCGGGCATGCTCAAATAGACCAGCTACGTTATGAGAGTAGAGCTGGGAGGCTTTTCCTGAAAGCAATAACAAAAGCATATTTTCAGATAGACTTCTATACCTTTAAAGAGCAATTTATGACACAGTAAAGAAAAAGAGAAAAGGTCTGCCTTCAAAACACACTTCACGTGGTAAGATTATATCTTCAGAAGGGCCAGACATGTTTTAAACAAAGAAATTCCTGCCGCCAAATTTTACAAAGTCAAGGTTTTAAAGGCAAGTGCCTCTCTTCAATGTGAACCTTTTTTTTGGCAGAGAAATGTCAAACACAGCAAAACCATTACTAGATACAGAACAAACAACAAAAGTAAGACAGCACAGGTCCAAGATGGTCTTACCAGATATAGAGAGCAGGCAGTTGTTCATAACATAAAGCCAAGTGCACCGGCGGGGAAAGAGCTGGGGACAGACGGGGATGGAGAGAGCCAATGAAGAGTTGATAACAACATTCACAATCCTCCATTGAAGAAACAAAATATAGAAACCTTCAACCAGAACAAACCTGCTCCATGGACGTCTCGTGTAGTTCGTTCAGGTTTAAAGTGTAGATTCCCTCCTCGGCACCAAATATCAAATATTGGTCTGAAACGACGACGAAACAAAGAGCCTTTTAGTCATGCTCATCCAAATAATCGTCTTGGCAACGATTCCTGTAATAAGCCATGACAATAAAGATGTACCAAAAAGTGAAACTACGTGGTTTTTCCCAAGTTTCCTACCTCTGGTGTCTGGGTTGATCCAGGACGTGGCACAGTGGATTTTCAACGGGCAGCCGTTGAACACCTTGGAGAAACAGGCCCCCATCTGAGCAGCAAGGAGAATGGAGGTGGGGAAATTGGAGGGAAGCCAAACATAACACATTTTTCTTCAAAGCTCTCGTCTTGAAAGCTTTATCTGAGGGGGCAAACCCCTATTTTACATTGGTTCATAAGATCATGGTGTGTCTGTAGAGAAGGAATCATACTCACATGGACCTTGGGTGTGGGTGGGAGGCCATTACTGATAGGCTTCTGAAAAAAGTGGGAGACGCATAAAGAGCGAGACAGATAAGGTCGATGATCACTGGACCACATTCGTTTTAGACGAATGGTCGCTGATGAACGGCTTTAACAACAATAATCAGTGTGGCGATGCCCTAGTGTGAAAGGAAAGGGAATGTATTGAAACGTCATTGTTAATAAGGTGAGTGTGTGGGATCAGGTGGCATTACCGTAATGTCCTTCTTGTCTTTCCGTATGGGGACACTAGGGGGCATGGTGGACTGCCTCTCAGTagcactgtccttctctccatTCTGGTGAGAGTTCAATCCATTACCTGCAGCGGGAAACATGTTTATGACACACAtcttggtgtgtgtttgtgtgtgtgtgtgtgtgtgtgtgtgtgtgtgtggatgtgtgtgtgtgtgtgtgtgtgagagagttctACACATGCAGTATATGCTGGAATCTAATCACTGCTAATCAATAATGGAGTATGTTTTGATGGGATTACAACAGTAATCAAACTAAGTGATTCGACCGTGCTAACACACTGAACAGAGAATGCATTCCCAACGCTTAATTACATTCAGAGAGTTGGATTACATTTTGATTGCCTCACTGAGAACATGATGTCAACGATGGGAGGAGGCGGCTGGATTTTGGTGACAGACAGGGTTACATGACTGCAGCAACAACAGTGCACTATGTagatctacagacagacagaagaaaggaggaagggaaggaaggatggGGCGCGAGACTCTACGAACGCTGATTGATGGGAATAACAACCAATCAGGGAAGGGTGATAGGCTATGGAGCTACCGATTGGCCGGCCttactctcatcctcctcctccaacacctCTTCCAACTCCTCTTCTGTGTGCGGGGCGTGAAGCCACTCCCAGAAATGCCTAAAGCTCCCATCATCATTCCCCTCGGGCTCTGAACCAGCCTGGCTCTGTGTGCTCTCGTTACCTAGGCTACTGCGTCTGTGGGGGGGCAGGCGTGGAGGTGGAGGGCGTGGGGGTACGTTTGAGGAGGAGGTTCGGGCAGGGCTCTCGGGTACGGGGCAGCGCTTGATGGTCCCCCCTCCATCATCCTCTCCCTGGGACGGGCTCTCCTGGGGCAGACAGATGGACTTGGgctggagggagagaaagtgagacaagaccgagaaagagagacagaaacagacagagagcgagagagagtgagagcgcgagacacacacagagagagagaaagagagagagacacagagagaaagagacagagagagagagagagacacacacagagagagaaagagagagagagagagagagagagacacacagagcgagagagacacacagagcgagagagacacacagagagagagagacagagagagagagagagagacacacagagagagagagacacacagagagagagagacagagagagagagagacagagagagacagagagagagagagacagagagagagagagacagagagagagagagacagagtgtgagagagagagacagagtgtgagagagagagacacagagagagagagacagagagagagagagacagagtgtgagagagagagacagagtgtgagagagagagacacagagagagagagacagagagagagagacagagagagagagacagagagagagagagacagagagagagagagacagagtgtgagagagagagagacacaaacagagagagagagagagagagacacacagagagagaaagagagaaacagagagagagacacagagagagacacagagagagagagagacacacagagcgagagagacacacagagagagagagacagagagagagagagacacacagagagagagagacacagagagagagagacagagagagagagagacagagagagagagagacagagagagagagagacagagagagagagagacagagagagagagacagagagagagagacagagagagagagacagagagacagagagagagagagacagagagagagagagacagagtgtgagagagagagagtgtgagagagagagagacacaaacagagagagagagagagagacacacagagagagaaagagagaaacagagagagagacacagagagagacacagagagagagagagagagagacacaaacagagagagagagagagagagagagagagacacatagagagagagacacatagagagagagacacagagagaaagagagaaacagagagagagacacagagacacacagagagaaagagagaaacagagagagaaacagagagagagacagagagacagagagacagagagacagagagacagagagacagagagacagagagacagagagacagagagagagagagagagagagagagacacagagagagagacagagaccgacacagaaacagagagagagagggacagaagacacacacagagagagagagagagagagagagagagagagagagagagacagagccgacacagaaacagagagagagagggacagagagagagacacacacacacacacacacacacacacacagagagagaaagagagacacagaaagaaagagagagacacagagagaaagacacagagagagagacagagagagacaaacacagatagagagagagaaacagagagacacagagagatggagagagagacacagaaacagagagagagacagagagagacacacagagagagagagatagagagagagagagagagagagagagagagagagagagacacagaaacggagcgagagagacacaaacacagagagagacacagaaagagagagacagagagacacacacagagagtgagagagagacacacacacacacacacagagagaaacagagagagagaaagagagacaaagaaagagagagagaaagagtgagagagagagacacacacacacacagataaacagacAACAAACAACTCTGAATTTAGCTTGAGGGTCCGTTCCACTAAGTAGAAGTCTCTGATTATGACCCAAAACGCTGCAGTATGATAATATGCTAGTGGTCCTACCTTGGGGGGCAGTGGGGGTGGGACTTTGGGCCTCATGATGGTACTGTGTTTGCTTGAGGAAGAGATTGAGGTGGGTTAGGTTTGTTAGATAGTGGCAAGGTTCCACACAGACAGttataaaacatgtttttcaaaaaaagtgttaacacagtgtcacaTTGCAGAGTGACGGGCAAATAAACCCAGGAGTGTCTAATATCACACAACGCAGTGTTAAACAACAGACAAGTGTTGGACAAGACAACAAATAGGTGTCTGTCAACCACCACCAGTCAAAGGACACCATCAGTCAACTTACACCATATGTTAGCATTTCCTTGAACAGGATATCCCAAAGGCCCAATGTAATGTGTAGGTACAGTCTGATTCAATCAGTAACCACCATCAACCCCTCAATCATGACGGACATAGACATGGCACCATTCAAATGGAGTAACAAGTTTAAGTCGCCAGGAGAGAAGACAAACCTCAGAGTGGCACTAGAGTTAAACAGGTGGGAAGGGTTAAACCAAGAGGGTTGGGAGGACCCCGAGACAACTATAGCGACAGAGGGGTGACGATACAAGCAGAGAGAACCACACATCGGGAGCAGATGGCAAACGGGCAGTaaagagcacacacacatacaccgagATCAGCAAGCATGTAAGCAGGTGGCACAGAATGATGAACACACACCAGGAAACAGATAAGGAATGGCAGGGGGCGACGCACAGTTGGTGAGCACTGAACCCAAACATGACAACGGTTCATCGTCTCACAGACGTAAGCAAATGGGAGCCCAGTTAGCCAGACTGCTTAGGGGAAGCAACCTGAAATGCATCAGAACCTTTTCCATAGTTCTGCTCTAATGTAGCTAATGAGAGAGTCCAAAGCTCAAAGTGAACTGTGGGAGGGAAGCAGGGCTACCGGAGgcgcagagaaagacagagacagggtaTTTGGTAAGGGAGGGAGAAGCAGGGGCGTGATGGTGGGGCGGAGAAAGACTGAGACAGGGTATTGGTAAGGGAGGGAGAAGCAGGGGCGTGATGGTGgggcagagaaagacagagacagggtaTTGGTAAGGGAGGGAGAAGCAGGGGCGTGATGGTGGGGCAGAGAAAGACTGAGACAGGGTATTGGTAAGGGAGGGAGAAGCAGGGGCGTGATggtggggcagagagagacagagacagggtatTTGGTGAGGGAGAAGCAGGGGCGTGATGGCGGGGcagagaaagacaaagacagGGTATTTGGTAAGGGAGGGACAAGCAGGGGCGTGATGGTGGGGCAGAGAAAGACTGAGACAGGGTATTGGTAAGGGAGGGAGAAGCAGGGGCGTGATGgcggggcagagagagacagagacagggtatTGGTAAGGGAGGGAGAAGCAGGGGCGTGATGGCGGGGCAGAGAAAGACTGAGACAGGGTATTGGtaagggagggagaggcaggggcgTGATGGTGGGGCAGAGAAAGACTGACAGGGTATTGGTAAGGGAGGGAGGAGCAGGGGCGTGATGGTGgggcagagaaagacagacagggtattggtaAGGGAGGGAGAAGCAGGGGCGTGATGGTGGGGCAGAGAAAGATGGAGACAGGGTATTTGGTAAGGGAGGGACAAGCAGGGGCGTGATGGTGgggcagagaaagacagagacagggtaTTGGTAAGGGAGGGACAAGCAGGGGCGTGATGGTGGGGCAGAGAAAGATGGAGACAAGGTATTTGGTAAGGGAGGGAGAAGCAGGGGCGTGATGGTGGGGCAGAGAAAGATGGAGACAAGGTATTTGGTAAGGGAGGGAGAAGCAGGGGCGTGATGGTGGGGCAGAGAAAGATGGAGACAGGGTATTGGTAAGGGAGGGAGAAGCAGGGGCGTGATGGTGGGGCAGAGAAAGATGGAGACAGGGTATTGGTAAGGGAGGGAGAAGCAGGGGCGTGATGGTGGGGCAGAGAAAGATGGAGACAGGGTATTGGTAGGGAGGGAGAAGCAGGGGCGTGATGGTGGGGCAGAGAAAGATGGAGACAAGGTATTTGGTAagggagagagaagcaggggCGTGATGGTGGGGCAGAGAAAGATGGAGACAGGGTATTGGTAAGGGAGGGAGAAGCAGGGGCGTGATGGTGGGGCAGAGAAAGATGGAGACAAGGTATTTGGTAAGGGAGGGAGAAGCAGGGGCGTGATGGTGGGGCATGCGGCATGAAGATGCGTGAATGAAACTGGAGAGGTAGCCTTCATTCTTCCCCCTCAGAGAGGGCGGCTAGACTAGCAGACGAGAAGGACTTACTGTTGAgtttcatcaccatcatcaccaccatcatcatcggGCTCTAAATGTGTCATGTGACCCCTGAGGAGAAGGAGATagattgggagggggggggggctcagtgGGACTCACAGCAACAGGGAAAGTCAGAGCTGCTCTCCTCTTTCACCCACTGGGAGGAGGAGACACTGGGGGAAATTAACTCCACTACATTACTAACAGAACTAACTACATAAAAAGGTAGAGTTTAAAGAACTACATGGCTATAGAACTGAACCAGACAGAAATAGTGCTAACTAAACCTAAATGCTGTATTATGCTAATTTTACTCATCTTACTTATAGGGCTTGGGGATTTCACTACACACTAACAGGAGAAGGTGTAGACTAAGCCATTAAGTCAGTGTATAAGCCATGCTTTGTCAAAGTGCAGTGTCTAGTGATCACACAGCGAAGCCTGTCCAGTTTGTAAGCACTGAACAGCAATGGACAAAACAAAGCAGAGTCAAACCATAACGGCAGCAGTCAGAGCAGATTAGCTTTGCGTGACACTGATTGGCTGGATTAGTCCTGCGTTAACACTGATTGGCTGATGGGGGGGGCGGGGGTGGTTAGGGCGCGTCCGCGAATCAAATACCAGAGCGGTTGGAGGTGGAGCCCTGAGGGGCGTGGCCTAACTCACCTCTGCTTAAGCTCCTCCTCCACTGATTTGAGAAGACTCCTGTCGGAAAACGAGTGGAATGAACAAGGGAGAAGTgaagaagagaggggaaagaaaATAACTCTGACAGAATCGCACATGACATGAGTAAAGGCTCTCCCTCTCAGAGGGGGGGTTGACCTAAATTAACATGGCATTCTTTAAGGCTACAGGgcaaaaacacatggaaaccacagaCGATACATTCAGCGTGTTGGCGTGTGTGAGAGTACGTGAGTTTCATCACAGCTGAGCGGACATCACAACCCATCCAACATTGACCTTAGCTACTGAAAGCTGTACACTCACCGGGGATGTGTGAAGCTGTCAGGTCAGCTGTGTGTAGGCAACAGTGTTTGGTACGCAGGTGGGCGTGAATGACAGTGAAGTGGAGAATATAAAACCCTATGAGGCTGTGCAGTGAGAGAAGGGCGAAGGAATGTggacatcaactgttcagggaTCAAATAACAGCAAATCTGATAGGTGTATTGAGTTGAGTGGCTTCTCAATATCCTCTCGCCTGATTTATTCCATACACTTATGAAAACACACCATCTATCATTCCATCCGGTTTACGGAGCACATCCTTCTAAATACACATGGTTTAAGCAGCAGCGAGTCTTGTCTCTTGCCAtttcacacacacagtgcttaCAGCGCACTTCTTCTGAGCCGAGCTGCGTTCCAGGAAAGGTGTCATGAATAAATGATCAGACGCCTTTCTCTTGACAGGAAGCCACCTCTCAGTACCACACCACCATCTGCTAGGGCTAATCTCTTTGTACAGAtaagacaagaggagagggggaggccaAGGCAGGGAGATCGGGGGAGGTGAGGAGaattgatcggctatgaaaagccaactgacatttactcctgaggtgctgacctgtggcaccctcgacaactactgtgattattattatttgaccatgctggtcatttatgaacatcttggccatgttctgttataatctccacccggcacagccagaagaggactggccactcctcatagcctggttcctctctaggtttcttcctaggttttggcctttctagggagtttttcctagccactatgcttctacacctgtattgcttgctgtttggggttttaggctgggtttctgtacagcactttgagatatcagctgatgtacgaagggctatataaataaatttgatttgagagaaggagagaggagagctggagaggcaaggggaagagatgaagagaggagggagatagggaatagggaagggggaggaaaggcggagagagggaggaacagacgtGGAAACCCAGAATGAGTGACTTACTTGTTTCGTCCCATTAGGCTTGGAGATTCCTGTCCATACTCCAGTTGAAGGTCCTAGAGAGATACACATATCAAAATGACATCGTTGTTTCTGaaacacaatgacacacacacaatgtggaaAGTTACCATGTCTGAGGTTACCTACTGTACGGCATCAACTATTTTAGagcggagacacacacacacacacacacacctaaaaacACTTAGAGAGAAGGCAGAGACTGGTGTAACCTCAGTGACTCCCAGGCCACATCGATGACACTCATGAGCAGGCCATACAGGACATTACAGGACCTTGACTAGATGAGAGTAACACCCTTTGGGCTGGCAGACAGAGCGCCCACAGAGAGCCGAGgacactacaggtcagaggtcaccaCTGCTGTTGCTTAGAGAAACACCGCTTCGATTTACGATAGATGTTTCTAACGTGCAAGTGTGATAAACGTTAAGGGATAGGACAGCATTATGCACTATGGATCTGCAACAAGTAGACCAACAACCGTTCAGTGGGTGCTTATATTTCTCCTATTGTACAAGTGTATGCATATGTGAACTGGAAATTGTATATTTCTTTGCATATCCCTCAGAGAACGGAGACCAGGGTCTGCCGTTAGCAACGGCAACCCCGGAgacagttactggcccaacgctccaaccGCTAGGACACATGTCGTCCATGGCTAGATGAACCTGAATGACATGAATGGAAACCATCAACGCTATGTGAAGGTGTAGCAGTGCACGCGGCCATACAGAGGCATCTCAGCACAACTAGCTGCAAAGGTATGGGCGAAGGGCGGGTTTCACGGTATGTGTGCGTGCGCACTGCAGCAATGCGGCTGACTTTACTGAACACTGTTATTGGCTGACACTGCGGGTCCATCAGCTCAGTGGACATATTGATTTTCCAGTGAGGATATAGATACCTGTATTCCCCCTTCACAACCAAGTGACCGATCCTGACTCCTATAGGCGAACGCACCGCAAACTGACACGTCCATACTACATTGAGCCGGCGAGAGCTCGGCTAGCATATTCTTACTTATGCTGACAAACTGCCATATCCTGCTGCCTCGCGTCACATCAATACATTCCCCAGTATGGATATGTGACAAAGGAACAAGAGGTCTAAGTTTAACGGTGTCTGAGTCAGCGATAATATTTGGGCAGGAGGAGACAGCGGGGGACTGGTGATGGCAGCTTAGGGCTTGATCTGGTCCCACTAACAGGCCACCGACTCAGGGGTCCAAGTCAGTCACACATGTTTTCCCCAAGGTGGTTCATCCACCCATATGCTGTCCAGAGATATCACTCTCCCTAAATCCCTCCAGACATCCCTTTAATCCCTCCATTCCACTCCCTCTTGAAATTGTTTTCTTCCATCCCTTACACCCCCCCAGAGCCTTCGATGTGCTGGTGAGGTCTAACAGGTTGTGTGGCTGAAGGCTATACAGTAAAAACATAAGACAGGCATAACAACGAAAGACACCAGCCAATGAGGCGAAGACAGCTTCACAGACGCAAATGAACAAACAGTTACTGACATCCAATAAACGTAGACACTGAAAAGAAACATGAACGAGACAGGAAAAGGGCCAACTGAAAGAGGACGGTTAAGCGTTACGAAGCAGAGAGATGACCCagaaggagaaatggagagatgaggaaaatACCAGATTAGATCTCGCAGTGTAGTACAGCTCTTCTGCACAGTCCAAAAACGGGTCAGAGTCAGGCTGTTCAGCAGGCAGAATGAGAAAGTCCCGTTAATTCAAAAGTTCATGCCATCCAATCAGAGAAAGGGATTAAAGcacaggagaggaggatgggtaagagaggtagggagtgagggatgagagtggaggggagagaatAGGGGTGGCCATGCATGCCGTGTGTTAACCCTGCACTGAAACATCAGCAAGAGGTGCAGGGAGATAGATCACGTGGATGACTTGAGATATGCAGTATTTGTGAGCGTGATTTAAAACTGTAGCAGTCTCAACTAAGGGGGCCTGTCCACAAGGTTGTCACCTACACACAGGGTTCAGCCACAGTAGTATCAGTGGGACACTGCAGGACCAGGTTACTCACCGGCTCATGATGGGGctctgtctccttcctcagcGGAGGGTCAAACTTCACCTGGCCAACTGGGGGTGGGGGAAGAAAGAGCGATCGAGAGAGATACAATTAtagagtggggagggagagatagaggtaggggAGAAGTCAaagaaagaggaagggagggaaagagagaggaacatcAGCCATGTACTCTAGAAAGAAACATTAACCTGTCAGAGTCGACTGGTGTTCTAGTAGGATTTCAAGTTTAACTGTGCAGCTGCAGGTTAGAGATAGATGAGTGAGAGTGCTGAGGTGCTTTAacaggggtatgtgtgtgtgtgtgtgtctctgtggtcCTTCACAGCATGGTTTGAGGAGCCATTAATCTATGGAAGCTGAAAAACATAGATTATACTCATGCCAATGTTAATCCTGACAGACAGAGGTTAACTAAAGTACGATTACCATGAACTCGCAGAGAATTTAATGTGCCAGTCCCTCCACAAACCACAGATTAAGCACAGTGCCAGAAATAGCAGACTGGGATAAAACTGAATACACCATAGCCACAGACTGAACTGAATCCGGACGATTCACAAACTAAGCATGATTTGTA
Proteins encoded:
- the LOC129858798 gene encoding mitogen-activated protein kinase kinase kinase kinase 3-like isoform X4, with product MNSCVDLSRRNPQEDFELIQRIGSGTYGDVYKARNVNTGELAAIKVIKLEPVIMNSPTGEDFEVVQQEIIMMKDCKHSNIVAYFGSYLRRDKLWISMEYCGGGSLQDIYHVTGPLSESQIAYMSRETLQGLYYLHNKGKMHRDIKGANILLTDNGYVKLADFGVSAQITATLAKRKSFIGTPYWMAPEVAAVERKGGYNQLCDIWAVGITAIELAELQPPMFDLHPMRALFLMTKSNFQPPKLKDKVKWGNNFHHFVKLSLTKNTKKRPTAEKLLQHPFVSQPLSRTLAIELLDKSNNPDHTTYNDFDDDDPEPESPVSVPHRIRSTSRSTREGKTLSEINFGQVKFDPPLRKETEPHHEPPDSDPFLDCAEELYYTARSNLDLQLEYGQESPSLMGRNKSLLKSVEEELKQSKHSTIMRPKVPPPLPPKPKSICLPQESPSQGEDDGGGTIKRCPVPESPARTSSSNVPPRPPPPRLPPHRRSSLGNESTQSQAGSEPEGNDDGSFRHFWEWLHAPHTEEELEEVLEEEDESNGLNSHQNGEKDSATERQSTMPPSVPIRKDKKDITKPISNGLPPTPKVHMGACFSKVFNGCPLKIHCATSWINPDTRDQYLIFGAEEGIYTLNLNELHETSMEQLFPRRCTWLYVMNNCLLSISGKASQLYSHNVAGLFEHARQMQKLPMAIPTHKLPDKMIPRKFAISNKIPDTKGCQKCCVVRNPYTGHKYLCGAFQSSVVLLEWVEPMQKFMLIKNIDFPLPCPLEVFEMLVVPDQQYPLICVAVSKGMELSQVVRFGTVNPNSTSSWFTEADTPQTCVIHVTQLERDTILVCLDRCIKIVNLQGRLKSSRKLSAELTFNFQIEAIVCLQDSVLAFWRHGMQGRSFKTNEITQEISDNTRIFSLLGSDRTSQHDSSGQEGAANLPRYTYCSPGHSRPHLAYKLSDPWMSPVGTLDFIPSVCVCVGGGGTGTLMLQFCLNPLVWSL
- the LOC129858798 gene encoding mitogen-activated protein kinase kinase kinase kinase 3-like isoform X8, with translation MNSCVDLSRRNPQEDFELIQRIGSGTYGDVYKARNVNTGELAAIKVIKLEPVIMNSPTGEDFEVVQQEIIMMKDCKHSNIVAYFGSYLRRDKLWISMEYCGGGSLQDIYHVTGPLSESQIAYMSRETLQGLYYLHNKGKMHRDIKGANILLTDNGYVKLADFGVSAQITATLAKRKSFIGTPYWMAPEVAAVERKGGYNQLCDIWAVGITAIELAELQPPMFDLHPMRALFLMTKSNFQPPKLKDKVKWGNNFHHFVKLSLTKNTKKRPTAEKLLQHPFVSQPLSRTLAIELLDKSNNPDHTTYNDFDDDDPEPESPVSVPHRIRSTSRSTREGKTLSEINFGQVKFDPPLRKETEPHHEPPDSDPFLDCAEELYYTARSNLDLQLEYGQESPSLMGRNKSLLKSVEEELKQRGHMTHLEPDDDGGDDGDETQHKHSTIMRPKVPPPLPPKPKSICLPQESPSQGEDDGGGTIKRCPVPESPARTSSSNVPPRPPPPRLPPHRRSSLGNGLNSHQNGEKDSATERQSTMPPSVPIRKDKKDITKPISNGLPPTPKVHMGACFSKVFNGCPLKIHCATSWINPDTRDQYLIFGAEEGIYTLNLNELHETSMEQLFPRRCTWLYVMNNCLLSISGKASQLYSHNVAGLFEHARQMQKLPMAIPTHKLPDKMIPRKFAISNKIPDTKGCQKCCVVRNPYTGHKYLCGAFQSSVVLLEWVEPMQKFMLIKNIDFPLPCPLEVFEMLVVPDQQYPLICVAVSKGMELSQVVRFGTVNPNSTSSWFTEADTPQTCVIHVTQLERDTILVCLDRCIKIVNLQGRLKSSRKLSAELTFNFQIEAIVCLQDSVLAFWRHGMQGRSFKTNEITQEISDNTRIFSLLGSDRTSQHDSSGQEGAANLPRYTYCSPGHSRPHLAYKLSDPWMSPVGTLDFIPSVCVCVGGGGTGTLMLQFCLNPLVWSL